The genomic interval CTTACTCCAGAACTCTTGCAGTCCCAGACTCGTTACTCCAGCCAAGAATCCCATCAGCCCGATCAAAAGAATCACTTGACCGACATTCTTGACCCGATGGCTTAGAGGCCAACACACTACGGAAACAAGAACAATGCCGACTAACTGCCCACGCGCGCCAGACCTGATCACCAAAATAAGGCACAACGCTACCACCGCCCAGCGCAAGACTTGCCACACTTTTGACTTCCACGGATCTGCAAGAATGGCCACCAACGTTACCATTCCTGCCATCTGTGAAACGGCCAAGGGATTCCCATGACCACCCTCTAGCACGATTGCGCGCGAGTCCCAGGAGACAAAGGCCAAGAGAAGGATTGTTAAAGTGGTTCCCATCAGGATCATTGCCTTGAAAGTAACCTGAATGTCTTTGGTGTTGCCAATAAGCAAGGGCGTGAGAAGAAGAAATGTTACAGCATACGGGCCACGGCTGGCCCAGATACTTTGGGAGAGTTCAGGGCGTGGCGCCCAAATAGTAGAAGCAAGGGCGTAGCTGAAGAGAGCAATGACCAACCATCCTACCGGCGGATAATTTGCCCATATATGTTCGCCTTTGATTAGCTTGATGAGGATCGCAAGTAAGACCGTTCCCCCGATTAAGAAGTTAGTAAACGTTTGATGCTGAGAAAAAAATGGGTGGGTGGCTTGGCCCCATTGCTCCAGGCCGAACATGGACAGCACTCCCGCAACTGCAATGGAAGGGTACCTCCAGATGAAGAGATACATCCCCCCTGCGACAAGACAATATGCGATAATGCCAAGCATTCCGACTAGTTCACTTAACTTTCGCGGTCCCCTGTGGCTCGTACGAGCACGCTTTTGATCTCCACGAAACTGTTCCTAATAAATACCTTCGTAAGTCCAAGGTAAATGCAACCATAGACAGTTATCGCAGCAGCAGCTTGCCACAAACTCGTTGTATTCTGTCCTTCCCAGAAAATAAACATGCTTGCTGCTGCAACCGCTGCAATCCCCACCCAGAGCATGACAAATACCTGGGTAAACACTGATCTCAATGGCATCAGACTGCTCTTAGCCACGATGGCGCAGTACATAAACCCCGACAAGAGATTGTAGCCACTTACTACTAGACTGATAGCAATAAGCCCACCCGTCGAGGCCCCAATGGCTCCAGCGAGAATAATCCCCGCCCCGTCGCTGATGGACAGCACAGACACGAGTCTCCACTCCCCGCGGGCCTCCAACATGGCTCGACACAGCGGAATCATGAGGCGCACAGGCATTGCCAGCGACAAGATTTGCACCACCGGGATCGCCTCGTCCCATTTTCCTGCCCAGAGACCGTGAATGGCCGCGGGAGCCGCAATTGCAAGGCCGAAACAGGCAAAGGTCGCCACCACGGCCAGCAGACGAGTTCCTCTTAGAAACAGCTCCGTCTGGCGTGGTTGTTCGTTGCCGAGCGAGGAGAACGCCGGCATCATGACAGTGTCCAGGCTGCTGGTGACCAACGCCACCAGGGCGAGGCTTAGCTGATACCCGAAAAAGTAGACACCTAACAACTCTTTGTTCTGGATGAGACTAATTGCCAGATAATCCCCATTAATCGTGAGTGCGCTGGCTAATGCGGTGAGCATCACCCACCGGCTGTCCTGGAAAATCTCTTGGATAGAGGGCCAGGTCAGTGACCGGTTAGACGGCCAACATTTGGCCCAGTACCATCCAAGTGCCGTCTCCACGAGGGCCACGACACAGAGTGGAAAGACAAAACTCAGTGGGCCGAAACCCAGCCACGCAAACAGGACCATAGATCCGTGACGGGCGAGCGACGACAGAATGATCAGGCGGGAAACCTTAGCAAACTGCAGATCTGCTGAGAGTTTCGCCTGAAAAATCATCGCAGCGGTGCTCAAGGGTAGCGACAATCCCAGAATCCAGACCATTGTCCGCAAGGAATGACTGTCGTACAGACCGGAGAGGATCGGAGCCGCCCCCATGAGGACTGCAAAGCCACCGACGTTGAACAGGAGGGCGAACTTCAGGTACATCACGGCCAGGCCTGAATACTGTGCGCCCTTCTGTATCAGCAAGCGATGGGTCCCGCCGTTTCTCAACGCCATCACGATGGTCGACCAGGAGATGGCAATGGCATACAGCGCAAAATCTTCTTTCGACAGTAGCCATCCGAGGATGAGCTGGGCGATAAGACTTGCGCCCTTGCCCACTGCAATGCTCACCACCGACCATAAGATCCCGGAGGTGATCCTGCTTCCCAGGCCTTTCGCGGAGTGTTGGCCGGCATTCACGACAGATGGTTCGTATGCTTCCGCACTGCATGGCACTGTCGGTCTTCCATCCATCCTGCGATGAGTTCCTTAGCTCGATTGGGGTAACGATGCGGCATATGCATCGTAGGTTTCCGAAATAAACCGCTCGACGCCGAATAGGCGTCGTCCGCGTTCGTAGGCCGCATGCCGCATCATCCGGAGCCGGTGGCGATTCCCCATCAACGTCAGAAGTTTTGCCGTGAGATCGTGGACATCGCCACTGTTGAACAGTAATCCGGTGACTTCATTTTCAACAAGTTCCGCCGTTCCACCGGCATCAGCTGCGATCAACGGGAGGCCGTCCACCAGTGTTTCACAGACCCACATGCTGCAGGGCTCAGGACTGAGACGGCATTGCAACCCGAGATCATAAAATTGATGGTGCTTCCGAAGATCTTCGGAAAACCCCATGAACCGAATACAATTTCCTGCGTCAGACTGACTCACCAGACGCTGTAACTCCTCATAATAAGGATTCCGATCAAGGGGTCCGCCGAAGACGTCGAGGCGTATGTCGTGTCCTGTGACTCTCGCATTCAGGACGGCTTGAATTGCCAGGTGGTGTCCTTTGTCTTCTGTCAGACGCCCGGCAATGACGCAGCGAATGTGGTCGTCGCGTCGATCATTGGGTCCTTCGAAGAGTTTTGGCGCTGCGTTGTGGATCACTCGTATCGGCACACCCGCGCCTTTCCAGTTGGATCCAATGAAGTCGCTCACCGGTATCAACAGATCGGCCCCCCATTTCGCCAGCAGATGGTTCAACTTCGACCCCAAGCCGAAGAGTCGGCGTTGGCTCATATTTCCATGGATGTGCCACACCGACGCGTAGCCGAGTTTCCGCAGATGTCCGGCGATGATGTGTTGCGGCAGCCAGTGCGCGTGGACAACGCGTATCCCCAACTGCTGGAAAAGCTTGTGCAAGGCTATCGCGGACTGATAGGCCTTGGCTATGACCGCAGGCAACTGCATGATGGTGCGGGCTGAACTTGTGGCTGTGAAACTCGACAACCCCTCTACCAGATGAACGCGGTTCCCATTGTGTGTCAGCCAATCAAACATGGCTCCTGGTTGTAGGCAGACAAACTGCAACTCGGGCGCGTTGCGGGCATAGAGCTTCAAGACGGACGCCACTCCGTACCCGTCGTCACCTTTGCACAACATGGCCGCTGGATAGCCGCCGGCTAGACCGTTGCTCTGCACGATAGTGCCTTCTCCATGAGGCCAACCCCGTCTAGGTGTCTTGATAGGTGACTCTCAGATCGGCGGTTGCTGGAAAGCTGGTCCCTAATTTCACCTTCACGCGCCGTTCACCGTGAATTACGGCCGACATGGATCGGCCGTTCCAACGCCAATCCAAGAGGATATTTCCGACTCGTAACTTCCGAACGTCCATTTCACGACCGACCCATTCTTGCGGTATTCCGCCACCAAGGATCAGCACTGGCTCCTCTTCGTTTTCATCAACATAGCCGAGCATATCCATCTGGAGCAGCGCCATCTCCGCGGCAGTCCAATAATGTGGCGTGACCTGTGGAGGGTTCACCCACCCCCGCACCCGTGTCCATTTGCCGAATGAATTCTCTTCCCCCGTACCTTCCCACCAAGTGTACAGCCCTGGTGAGCTTTGATGGTCCCAAAACCAGTGCAATGTCGCCCACATTCGGTCCAGACGATTCAGGAACAGCCATTGATGTGTTTCAGCTAACTCGAAATAGGTCCACAGGGGTGGCGTGGTGTACGCGCCAGTCGTGTCGTGTCGCGCTTCCCATCGTCGATCGGCGAGAATCTCGAAATCGCGACGCTTGGCCGTCGCCACCCAACTGGGCCAGATCGCGCTGATAAACGTCCGATCATTGTCCGAGAGCGGCGGGGCGAACTTGGTTTCCCATGCCGTCTTAAGTTTGTTGGCCGTTAGCATCCACCGGCGTGCATGTTCGGCATGACGAAGTCGATTGGCTAGTTTTGCCGCCTCCACAAGGCCGCGGTAGCTGATCGCGTTGACGAACAAGACGGGACGATGATGATCCATTTTTCCGACAATCAGGCCGTCTCGGACCGGCTCGGCAAGCAGGGATAGGTTCGGATTTCCCTTATGCTTCGGAACGATCGGCCCCTCAACCTTCTGGTACAGATTCGACGATGTTTGGAGCATGGTTTCGATGAGTGCCACTTTTCGACTGATGTGTGGCCAGAGCCATTCGTCGAATTCCTTGTGACGCAGTTGGTCGGCGACTGTGCCCAATGCCCAAAGAGATAATCCCGGAGCATCCGCCTCCGGTCCGAATCCTCCGAAAAAATCCTTCTCGGCAAACTGTTTCGAGAGGTGCCGCGCGGTATTCAGCTTTCCCGCTCGCGCAAGTGCGACGAGCGCATAAGCCCCATCCCGTTGCCAGGCAAGCGGATAGTTTGTGGGATCCCCCGGTCGCGTTTCCGCCCCCACGAGCCCCATCATGAGGTGGGCAATCTGTGAGTTCAGGCTCTGTTGAAATCGATCGTCAGGCAAATTAAGCCAGAGGTCGGCAGCAGTCTTGTCCGAATAAAGATTCGGTGCACCACTCGGCTGTTCGTCGCGGACACTCACGGTCCATTGAGTTGCCTTACTCAGCACGATGCGGGCAAATCCCCATCCCCCATGACTGACCAGGTGCCGGGCTTCCCCTGTAGATTGTTCCCAATCGGGAGTCGCCTCTTCGCCCAGTTGCACAGCGCTCGGGAGGGGGGCGATAGCGATAGACCAGCGCCCATTTACCAGCAGGAATTGTCCGTTCCACTGCAGTTCGCGGATGGGCCCTCCGGCCGGTCCGACACTGCGGATCAACAAGGAGGAAGAGAGACTCACGTGATCCGGTACGGTGACGTGCAGGAGCCACTCCCCCCACTTCGCTTGAGACCATTCTGTGGCGTAAAAGTCTGTGCTCGTTCGTACTGTGGGAAGAACGGTTCCGTTGGTCCATAGAAACGATTGAGAAAGGTTGCTGAGGGGGATGGTTTCGCTCGTCACTTTCGGTTTTCCCGTCGCGTCTGTCAGCCACAGAGAAATACCGAACGTGCCCACTCCCGGACTAAAATTCCCTCCGGGCTCGTGATAGGACTTCTCGGTTTCCAGACTTCCCGGCTGAGCTAGTACGACATGCCCGACGCTGCGCGGCCATGGATCCTGAGGACGCGACAGCATGTGCATTTTGACTTCATGGCGAGGGGATGCGGCGAGTGCGATGGCCTCACTGAATTTCTGCCAATTGTTGGCGCCAGCTATCGGGATAAGCGCAAGCGCTATTACCATGGCCGGTATGCGCAGATGGGTCAACGTACTGAGTGCAGCTACTGAGGTCAACAGTGGAAGGAAATGCAGCGAGTAGAGAAACGTTTCATCCCCGTAGAGCGTATGCAGGCTTAGTTGGCCGAGAAGTGTGAGCCCAAGGGCTATCCGGATTGCCCTTGGTGTGTTTCCTGAGAGTAGTGCCCAGAGGCCCAATCCCAACAGCAGGCTCCAGAGGAGAATGCCGGCTATGCCAAGCAAGCCGGACGAGCCTGGCACTGAGTTTTGCATACTAAGAAGTGGCCAATCGTGACCGGCTGTCCCTGCGACTGTAATCGTCGGCGAGATCATCGTATGAAAGAAAACGGTATCGAGCACCGACACGATTCGCCTGATCGAGGGCCAGACCAGATAGCGACCTTCTTCTCGATCGCCGATGAAAAACGTCGCCGTTGGGAAGATCTGTTTTTCCATTCCCCACAATATTGCGACCAGAAAGAATGCAACCAGTGTGATTATCGCCGCGCGCTTGAGATTGTGTGCGGTGATGGTGGCCAGTATTCCGACCATCCAGTTGGTGACCGTCACGCTGAGTGTCATCGCGCTGACGGCGATGTATTTCCACACAGCCTGTCGGCGGTGAGTCGCCGTCGCGGTTAACAACAGGCCTATGACAATACTTGTTGCCCCCAGACCGTAGGATTCTGGCACCGACAGCCAAAAGAGCGCTGCCGCGCTGCAGGCTCCAAGAAGTGAAAAGACCAATGCATCCACACGCAAGCATCCTATGGCTCTGAGTAAGGCATAGTACATGAGGAGGTAGAATCCCGCGATGCTCGCGGTTACCAGCTGCACTGCTTGCAGTGGAGCGAATCCCGATTTCCGGAGAAGGAGCGTGGGAGAATATGTGAGAAGTGAATGAAGCGGGTGTACCTTCACTCGATAGTGCCCTCTGGAAAAACGGTCCGTCATGTTGTCGGATACCCGCTTGAGATCGCTCTGGAACCAGACATCATTGATCTCGGTGAATAGAGCAGGATCGTGCTGGCCATGTAAGGTATAGAAAACACCGGCAGCCGCTGACGCAAAAAGAATGGCTAATACTGCCTCAGTGAGATTCAGTTTAGACATGGAATGTTTCTGGACAGAACCTGTTCCAGAGCCTGTGGTCTTCAGTGACTGTCCGTTGGGATTGGAATCATCACAGGGTATATCTGAGAGAGGAGATTCTCTCCATGCGGTACGTGTTTAGGAGAGCCGAGTGAGCGGTTCATGCCAGCCTGACTTCCCTCGTTCCCTCCAACGTTTGCCGTTCTGCCCGAAGGTCGGCTTCCACCATCATGGTCACCAACTGTTCAAATGTGACTTTCGGCTCCCATCCCAGCGTGCGCTTGGCCTTCGCCGCATCACCAATAAGAAGGTCCACTTCGGTCGGCCGGTAGTAGCGTGGATCGATCTTCACATAGTCGTGCCAATCCAGTCCCACGTGGCTGAACGCACGATCGAGAAACTCGCGTACGGTATGAGTCTCTCCGGTCGCGATGACATAGTCGTCCGGCTGTTCGGCTTGTAACATCATCCACATGGCCTGTACGTAGTCGCCTGCGAACCCCCAGTCTCGTTTGGCGTCGAGATTGCCGAGAAATAGTTCCTTCTGCACGCCCAACTTGATACGGGCTGCCGCACGCGTAATTTTTCTCGTTACGAACGTCTCTCCCCGACGTGGAGACTCGTGGTTGAAGAGAATGCCGCTGCAGGCGAACAGATTGTAGGCCTCGCGATAATTCACCGTAATCCAGTGGGCATAGACTTTAGCCGCGCCATAGGGACTGCGCGGGTAAAACGGCGTACTCTCGCGTTGAGGGATGTCCTGCACCTTGCCGAACATCTCACTGGACGAGGCTTGATAAAATTTCGGCTGAATCCCGGATTCCCGGATCGCCTCGAGCAGACGGACCGTACCCAGCGCCGTGATCTCCGCGGTGTATTCTGGGACATCGAAGCTGACTCGGACATGGCTCTGCGCACCTAAATTGTAGATTTCATCCGGTTGAATGGTCCGGAGGATTCTGTTCAACGAGCTCGCGTCGTTGAGGTCGCCATAGACGAGTTTGAGCCGGGCATCGGGCACATGCGGGTCTTGGTAAATGGGATCGATACGCCCGGTGTTGAACGAGCTCGAGCGACGGATGATGCCATGCACCTCGTAGCCTTTGGCGAGAAGGAATTCAGCGAGGTAGGATCCGTCCTGACCGCTGATGCCGGTGATGAGCGCCTTTTTCACGTGTCGCGTGACTCCTTTGTCCGAATAACAGGGTGCCGGTCACCCAATACATGCTGTCTTGGCTTCTCGATTCCAGTCTGTGATGCAGCACAAGCAATCAATTTCTCTTAGCATATTTTTCTGAAGAGGTGTGAGGGCCAAACGGCAGCATCGTCCGAACGCTGCGTGACTGTCTCATCATGATACATATTCAGTTATCTCTACGTAGTTCATTCTCCGACCATCTGTACGTGATATTTCGGCATTGACCAACGCGCGGAACGAAGGTACTGTTTCGTCCTCACGACCGGAGCCTGCCAGGGCCGGATGGACAGGGTCTTCGAGATGCCTATCTCCGCAAGTTTCATGGTGAGGAACAGACGTTGCGCGTTACGCTCTCATTTAAGACGAATCTCTTGCCCCGCAAACTGGAGGCGTCAGCCAAGGCCTTGGCCGCCGGGCGCCCCGAGGATTGGTGGGATGGGGCGAGGGAACGGGGGTTGTTTTCCCTCTTCCGCCTGCAACGGCAACTGGGCAGCCGTTGGTTGTCGCGTTCGTTTACGGACCAGGACGTTGCCGCGGCTTCGTTTTGCCGGAGTGCCTACCCGGTGCTTCCTTCCCTTCCCTGGCAGTGTGACCTCAATCCTGCCTCGGTCGAAGATCTGCTGAACGGCCGCCTGTCGGTGTTTGGGGTGCCATGGCAATGGACGACCGATGAGGCATGCTGGCATCACGCGGTGGATACGGGGCGGACATGGCCCCGGAGGTTCTTCCCCAATATTGCGATTCAACCAGGCAATTCCTGCGGGGATGTGCGCCTAGCCTGGGAACCATCACGGCTTCAACATCTCGTGACGCTGGGGTTGATCGCGCAAAAGGCTGATCCCTCCGTTCGGTCGCGAGCTGTCGCCGCTATCGAAGCACAATTTGTGTCTTGGGTCGCGGCCAATCCCCTGCTCATCGGCATTCATTACATCTCGCCCATGGAATGTGCCTTGCGTCTGCTCGCGAGTTGTTACGCGTTGGACTTGATCCGTCCGTGGATGCAACAACCGCGACAAACGTGGGGCGCGCTCCTCGCGCTGGTGTCAGGACATGCGGAATTGATTCGGAAGCGCCTGGCGCTCCGCTCACCCGTTCCGCACGAAACGCTGGCAGGAGCCGCTGCATTGATTCATGCCGGCAGTCTCTTCACTGAGATGGAGCAGGCGGAACGATGGCTGGCCTTTGGTCTGTATCTGATCGAGGAAGACACTCCCCGTCACATCAGCCAGGATGGCGGGAGTCAGGAGCAAGGCCTCGGGTATCTCCAGTTCAGCACCGACCTCTATGGGCTGATCGTTGCCATGCTCGATCACCAGCAACGGCCGCTGTCTGAGAAGGTCCGCCAGGCCTTTGACCGGAGCCGTGCGTTTCTCGATGAATTTCGTTCGCCGGCCGACGACCGATTGCCTACGATCGGGGACGGTTCCTGTGAGACGGCACTCTCGCCGTCGCTTCGCTTTCCAAATCCAGGCAGACGGCGCACCTCCGGGTTGACGACGTTTCACCTCTCGGGCTACTCCATCATCCGCGGGCGCGATTCGCATCGGGCCATCTTTGATCACGGGCCGCTCGGTCTCCCGCCTCGGTACGCTCATGGACATGCCGATGCCCTGTCGATGATTCTCCAGATCGGCCCGCAGGAGGTGTTCATCGATCCCGGGACCTATACCTATCTCGGAGAAGACGCATGGCGTTCCTATTTCCGTGGTACGCGCGGGCACAATACCGTGACGGTGGACGGAGTGGATCAGGCGGTGCCAGAAGGGGCCTTGACCTGGTCGCACCCGTTTGACACGCATTTGGTTTATCGAGACGAGACGCCGGAAGGCAAGACCACGGTCATTGCCCGCCACTACGGCTACAAAGAGCGTCTGGGCGTCGTACATTTACGTGGCGTGTCCTACGAACCCTCCGGATCATGGATCATTTGGGATTGGTTGACCGGAACCGGCACGCACCATCTCGAACTGAACTGGCACTTGGGTTGTCAGGTGGTAGCCGTGGAGGGAGGGTATCGGTTGGAGGGATTGGACCGGCCACTCTTGCTGACGATTGAGGGGGGAGCTAGCCGACTCCATACTGGATCAACCCAGCCTGTCGCCGGTTGGAGGTCCAGTCGTTATGGGAGCAAAGACCCGATCACGACGATCCGAGTCGAGCATCATGGCCCGCTGTCTCATGAATTCATGACGCGAATCCGGCCGCTGTAGCAGACGTACCGTGCCGTATGTTCTCCACATTCCCCTCTTCGGATAACCTGGCAGCGAGTGTTCTATCATTTTAGGGCCCACGTCAATTTTTTAGAAGATCCCGCACCAGCCTGACCAGGATTTTGTCAACGCCAGTTCTTCAAGCATCAGCCGTGCCGTGCTCGGACGGCGCCATCAACTCCAATAGACAGTCCTTGAATCCTGGAAGTGCGAAAGACATTCGCTAACCGCCTTCACGATGACACGTGAGACGTTTGTGCGATGGGCTCGACATCTGCCTAGTTCGCATGTACAATAAAGCGTACAGTAAAGGAGGCCTGTCATGGATGCGATGACCTATACGACCGTTCGCGCAAACCTTGCGAGCGCTATGGACCGCGTATGCGAGGACCATGAGGCGTTAATCATTACCCGGAATGGAGAACAGTCCGTCGTCATGCTCTCGCTCGAAGACTATAAGGCGCTCGAGGAAACTGCGTATCTCTTGCGCACCCCCGCCAACGCCAAACGCCTGCTTGCTGCGGCAGCGCAGCTCAGTGGCGGCAAAGGTGTTCAGCGAAAGTTGGCCAAGTGAAGCTAATTTTTGCCGATGAGGCATGGGAAGATTACTTGTACTGGCAAAAGCAAGATAAGCGTATGGTCGAACGGATCAATAAACTGATTCGCGAGACTCAACGCGAGCCATTTGCAGGTATGGGCAAGCCCGAACCGTTGAAACATGCGCTTTCAGGATTGTGGTCGCGACGAATTACCGACGAACATCGCATGGTGTACCGCGTCGAGAGGGATGCTCTGATGATCGCTCAGCTGCGCTTTCACTGCTGAGGCGGCGAATGGGCGAGTGCCATGTGGACAGCTATGGAAGCTGGTGATCCGCTCTGAGCACTTGGCTGGGGAGGATGCGTTGTGTAAACGATCTTTCCATTGGTTGGTCTTTTAGGTCGCGCCGGCTTTGCTAGAGGCGCGTCAGTAAAGTCTCGAGATGTCCCACGATCCGCTCCGCTGCCCTCCCATCCCACTTGGGTGGAATCGCACCTTTTTTCCATTGGCCGGACATCAAGCGTTTCAAAGCGGGTGGCAGTTTTCCCGGGTCAGTGCCAATCAGTTCATTGGTGCCGATCGTCACGGTTTCCGGCCGCTCCGTATTGTCGCGTAATGTGAGACAGGGCACGCCTAACACGGTCGTCTCTTCAGTGATCCCGCCTGAATCGGTAATCACGCCTCGGGCATGTTTCACCAGATAGTTGAATTCCAAATACCCGAGCGGATCGACATAGTGCATCGACGGAAGAGCCTTGCCCGCCTCACGAAGATTCTTGGCGGTACGCGGGTGCACGGGGAAGACCACCGGCAGGCCTTGGGTACCATCCGCGATGGCTTGCAAGAGGGCGAGTAACTTCTGCTCACCATCCACATTCGCCGGCCGATGGAGGGTCACGACACAATACTGCTGGGGCTTTAGGGCGAGCGACGTCCAACAAGCGGGCGGCCGCAATCGTCCTTCTTGCTTCAGCAAGGTATCGATCATCGTATTGCCGACGAAAAAGATGCGATCCTCGGTGATCCCGGCTCGGCGAAGGTTGTCGTTGGCTGTCTCACTGGTCGTAAAAAACCAATTGGTGATCGAATCAGTCACCACCCGGTTGATTTCTTCAGGCATGGTCCAATCGTGTGACCGGATGCCGCCTTCCACATGCGCGACGGGCACTCCCATTTTCCTGGCCACGATGGAACAGGCCATGGTTGAGGTCACATCACCGACCACCAGGCAGAGATCACTTGTCTCTTTCGCCAGCACCTTTTCGTAGCCCACCATGATGCCCGCAGTCTGCTCGGCCTGTGTCCCCGACCCCACCTCCAAATTAATGTCGGGATCAGGGATGCCCAGCTCTTCGAAAAAACTGCCCGACATGGCCCTATCATAGTGCTGTCCGGTGTGAATCAGGCGATACCGCAGCGGGCTCCCGCCTTTCGATTGTGCAGCATGCAACGCGTCGATGATCGGCGCGATTTTCATGAAATTGGGTCGTGCTCCAGCGATCAGGTCAATGCGCTTCATGCGTGTCGTTCCGGTGAATGTGTCAGAATGGTGCCGATGGCCCTACTCTTTACATAGCGGACCTTTGTCGGCGCGTCAACAAAAACGGCGGTGAAGGCGAATGAGATCGATCAGGACAGGGCATAGCGGGGAACGCGAATCGCCGGCATTATTCCTTTTCGACGAGTCGCCACCCCTGCTTCTGGAGGCAGCGCTCAGTGGCTTGGATGATCAGGAGCTGAATGCCCTGTTGGA from Nitrospira sp. carries:
- a CDS encoding type II toxin-antitoxin system prevent-host-death family antitoxin, whose translation is MDAMTYTTVRANLASAMDRVCEDHEALIITRNGEQSVVMLSLEDYKALEETAYLLRTPANAKRLLAAAAQLSGGKGVQRKLAK
- a CDS encoding glycosyltransferase family 4 protein, giving the protein MQSNGLAGGYPAAMLCKGDDGYGVASVLKLYARNAPELQFVCLQPGAMFDWLTHNGNRVHLVEGLSSFTATSSARTIMQLPAVIAKAYQSAIALHKLFQQLGIRVVHAHWLPQHIIAGHLRKLGYASVWHIHGNMSQRRLFGLGSKLNHLLAKWGADLLIPVSDFIGSNWKGAGVPIRVIHNAAPKLFEGPNDRRDDHIRCVIAGRLTEDKGHHLAIQAVLNARVTGHDIRLDVFGGPLDRNPYYEELQRLVSQSDAGNCIRFMGFSEDLRKHHQFYDLGLQCRLSPEPCSMWVCETLVDGLPLIAADAGGTAELVENEVTGLLFNSGDVHDLTAKLLTLMGNRHRLRMMRHAAYERGRRLFGVERFISETYDAYAASLPQSS
- the wecB gene encoding UDP-N-acetylglucosamine 2-epimerase (non-hydrolyzing), yielding MKRIDLIAGARPNFMKIAPIIDALHAAQSKGGSPLRYRLIHTGQHYDRAMSGSFFEELGIPDPDINLEVGSGTQAEQTAGIMVGYEKVLAKETSDLCLVVGDVTSTMACSIVARKMGVPVAHVEGGIRSHDWTMPEEINRVVTDSITNWFFTTSETANDNLRRAGITEDRIFFVGNTMIDTLLKQEGRLRPPACWTSLALKPQQYCVVTLHRPANVDGEQKLLALLQAIADGTQGLPVVFPVHPRTAKNLREAGKALPSMHYVDPLGYLEFNYLVKHARGVITDSGGITEETTVLGVPCLTLRDNTERPETVTIGTNELIGTDPGKLPPALKRLMSGQWKKGAIPPKWDGRAAERIVGHLETLLTRL
- a CDS encoding heparinase II/III-family protein: MRVTLSFKTNLLPRKLEASAKALAAGRPEDWWDGARERGLFSLFRLQRQLGSRWLSRSFTDQDVAAASFCRSAYPVLPSLPWQCDLNPASVEDLLNGRLSVFGVPWQWTTDEACWHHAVDTGRTWPRRFFPNIAIQPGNSCGDVRLAWEPSRLQHLVTLGLIAQKADPSVRSRAVAAIEAQFVSWVAANPLLIGIHYISPMECALRLLASCYALDLIRPWMQQPRQTWGALLALVSGHAELIRKRLALRSPVPHETLAGAAALIHAGSLFTEMEQAERWLAFGLYLIEEDTPRHISQDGGSQEQGLGYLQFSTDLYGLIVAMLDHQQRPLSEKVRQAFDRSRAFLDEFRSPADDRLPTIGDGSCETALSPSLRFPNPGRRRTSGLTTFHLSGYSIIRGRDSHRAIFDHGPLGLPPRYAHGHADALSMILQIGPQEVFIDPGTYTYLGEDAWRSYFRGTRGHNTVTVDGVDQAVPEGALTWSHPFDTHLVYRDETPEGKTTVIARHYGYKERLGVVHLRGVSYEPSGSWIIWDWLTGTGTHHLELNWHLGCQVVAVEGGYRLEGLDRPLLLTIEGGASRLHTGSTQPVAGWRSSRYGSKDPITTIRVEHHGPLSHEFMTRIRPL
- a CDS encoding oligosaccharide flippase family protein encodes the protein MSIAVGKGASLIAQLILGWLLSKEDFALYAIAISWSTIVMALRNGGTHRLLIQKGAQYSGLAVMYLKFALLFNVGGFAVLMGAAPILSGLYDSHSLRTMVWILGLSLPLSTAAMIFQAKLSADLQFAKVSRLIILSSLARHGSMVLFAWLGFGPLSFVFPLCVVALVETALGWYWAKCWPSNRSLTWPSIQEIFQDSRWVMLTALASALTINGDYLAISLIQNKELLGVYFFGYQLSLALVALVTSSLDTVMMPAFSSLGNEQPRQTELFLRGTRLLAVVATFACFGLAIAAPAAIHGLWAGKWDEAIPVVQILSLAMPVRLMIPLCRAMLEARGEWRLVSVLSISDGAGIILAGAIGASTGGLIAISLVVSGYNLLSGFMYCAIVAKSSLMPLRSVFTQVFVMLWVGIAAVAAASMFIFWEGQNTTSLWQAAAAITVYGCIYLGLTKVFIRNSFVEIKSVLVRATGDRES
- the gmd gene encoding GDP-mannose 4,6-dehydratase; translated protein: MKKALITGISGQDGSYLAEFLLAKGYEVHGIIRRSSSFNTGRIDPIYQDPHVPDARLKLVYGDLNDASSLNRILRTIQPDEIYNLGAQSHVRVSFDVPEYTAEITALGTVRLLEAIRESGIQPKFYQASSSEMFGKVQDIPQRESTPFYPRSPYGAAKVYAHWITVNYREAYNLFACSGILFNHESPRRGETFVTRKITRAAARIKLGVQKELFLGNLDAKRDWGFAGDYVQAMWMMLQAEQPDDYVIATGETHTVREFLDRAFSHVGLDWHDYVKIDPRYYRPTEVDLLIGDAAKAKRTLGWEPKVTFEQLVTMMVEADLRAERQTLEGTREVRLA
- a CDS encoding Txe/YoeB family addiction module toxin; the encoded protein is MKLIFADEAWEDYLYWQKQDKRMVERINKLIRETQREPFAGMGKPEPLKHALSGLWSRRITDEHRMVYRVERDALMIAQLRFHC